The window CAGGGATAGACCTTGTAAAAACCCAAATATTTATTGCTGGAGGTTATAAATTATCTGACGAGCAAATTAAAATTTACGGACAAGACACATTAGCAACCTACGGATTTGCATTACAATGTCGATTAACCACAGAAGACCCAGAAAATAACTTTACTCCAGACTATGGTAATGTAACAACCTATAGAAGTGCGTCAGGAATGGGTATTCGTTTAGATGCTGGAAGTATCTACCAAGGGTATCAAGTCAGTCCATTTTTTGACTCTATGTTAGTCAAAGTCTCCTCTCATGGAAGAACTTTAGATGGTGCCACCCGCAAAATGGTCCGTGCTTTAAAAGAATTTAGAATTAGAGGCGTTAAAACCAACATTCATTTTTTACAAAATGTTATTCAGCATCCCACCTTTAAAGACGGAAAAGTAACGGTAAACTTTATTCAAAACACCCCTGCCCTTTTCGACATAAAACTACCACAAGACAGAACCTCTAAAGTCGTTCAGTTTTTAGCAGAAGTTATAGTTAACGGTAATCCTGATGTCAAAAACATCGAAGAAAACAAAGTCTTTAGAAACCCTAAAGTCCCTAAATTTAATTTATCAGATCCCTATCCAAAAGGAACTAAAGATATGTTGACCGAGCTAGGTCCAGAACAATTCTGCGCTTGGCTAAAAGACGAGAAAAAAATTCATTTTACAGACACCACCATGCGTGATGCGCATCAATCGTTATTAGCGACTAGAATGCGAACCTTTGATATGCTTAAAGTTGCAGAAAGTTTTGCAAAAAACCATCCAAACACGTTTAGTATGGAAGTTTGGGGCGGTGCCACCTTTGATGTTTGCTTACGTTTCTTGCACGAAAGTCCTTGGACCCGTTTAAGAGAATTACGTAAAGCCGTACCAAACATATTATTCCAAATGCTTTTACGTGGCTCTAACGGCGTGGGATACAAAGCATATCCAGATAATTTGATCGAGAAATTTGTTGAAAAATCTTGGGAGAATGGTGTTGATATTTTCAGAATATTCGATTCTTTAAACTGGGTTAAAGCAATGGAACCAAGTATTAGTTATGTCCGTAATAAAACAGGCGGAATTGCAGAAGCGGCGTTAAGTTATACAGGGGATATTTTAGATGTCAATGAAACTAAATACAATCTAAAATACTACACGCAACTAGCCAAAGATTTAGAAAATGCTGGGGCGCATATGATTGCCATAAAAGATATGGCCGGTTTATTAAAACCATATGCAGCCACAGAGCTGGTCGCTGCTTTAAAAGACACCGTAAACGTCCCAATACATTTACATACACACGATACCTCATCATTGCAAACCGCCACCTATTTAAAAGCTATCGAAGCAGGCGTTGATGTGGTTGATGTCGCCTTAAGCGGTTTATCTGGATTAACCTCGCAACCAAACTTTAATGCCACGGTAGAGATGATGAAAGGCCAACCAAGAGCACATGCGTTTGATATGCCTAAATTAAATCAGTTTTCTAACTTTTGGGAAGACACGCGTGAGTTATATTACCCGTTTGAATCAGGATTAAAAGCAGGAACTGCTGAGGTTTTTGAACACGAAATCCCTGGTGGACAATACAGTAACTTACGTCCGCAAGCTACTGCTCTAGGATTAGCAGATCGTTTTGATGAGGTTAAAAAAATGTATGCCGAAGTTAATAAGCTATTTGGCAATTTAATTAAAGTCACACCAAGCTCTAAAGTGGTCGGAGATATGGCTATTTTTATGGTAACCAACAATCTAACCACAGCGGATGTTATGGAACGTGGCGAAGAGATTTCGTTCCCAGATTCTGTAATAAGTTTCTTTGTTGGAGATTTAGGGCAGCCCACAGGTGGATTTCCTAAAAAACTTCAAAAAATAATTCTAAAAAATCGTAAACCGTATACCAACAGGCCAAATGCACATTTAAAGCCCATCGATTTTGATTTAGAATACAAAGCTTTCAAAAAGAAATTTCAAAAAGGCTTCACACGTCCTATCGAAATGGAAGACTTTTTATCCTATACCTTATATCCAAAAGTATTTGAACAAGCACATGAAAACTATAAAAGCTATGGTAATTTAGCTTTAGTACCTACTAAAAACTTTTTTTACGGGATGAAACTTCGTGAAGAAACATTAATCGAGTTAGAACCAGGAAAAACAGTAATCATTAAATTACTATCCATAGGTATTCCTAATGAAGAAGGGATGCGAACCGTCTTTTTTAAGGTTAACGGAGAAAATAGGTTTGTCGAGATATTAGATACTTCATTAAATATAAAAGTCGAAACCAATACCAAAATAGATCCAGCAGATGACAACCAAATTGGTGCTCCATTACAAGGATCCTTATACAAGGTTTTAGTTAAAAAAGGACAAGAAGTACAAGAAAACGATCCCCTATTTATAATTGAAGCTATGAAAATGGAGACGACTGTTGTTGCTTTTAAATCTGGAAAAATAAAAACGGTCACTTTAAAAGAAGGTCAAATGGTAAAACAAAATGATTTGGTTGTGACTATTGAATAAAAACACCTGCTTTTATTTTAATCTAAAACCATCTATTTATAGATGGTTTTTTAGTTTCGCAACTTAAATAACCGCATACAAGACTGTTCTTGAGAAGAATAAATAACTATTAAAAAGGGTAGCACTTTCACAAATAAAAACACATCTTTGAAAACATAATAAACCAACCTTAAAACGGTTTTTAGATTTTAACCTTAACCAAAATTAACCGATCTTAGAGGTTCATATTTTAAAATTACAACTTAACATTTTACATCACAGCAAATTAATATGAAAAAAATAGCCTTAATTATTCTATACTTTTCAATAACGGTCGCACAAAGCCAAACTAATTTCCAAACCCTTTTGGACGACTCTAAAAAAGAATTTAATAACATAAACAGTTTAGACAGGGAAGCGTATGACAAAGCAAACTATAACCAAGTCGTTAACTTGCTAGAAAAAGCTGTATTGCTGCAGCCAAACCATCCGGAAGCTAATTACTTTTTAGGCTACACTTACAGTCGTATTAATGCCAAAGATGGCAGAGGTATTACAGGAATGGATTTAGACTTACTAATTAAAACAAGTGCTCAATTTGAAAAAGTCAACCAGTTATCTCCCCAATACAAAGGAGAGCTAATAGTCTTAGATCCCTATTCTAAAATAACTGCAGAATGGGGATCAATGGGGTTAAAATATTTGTACGAACAAAAAAAAGATTCAGCAGTTTGGGCTTTTAAAGAGGGTAAAAAGAGAGGTGGTTTTAGTAAATATAGATTAGAAGTCCTTAAACAAACCTTAATGGCTTGCAATACGGACGCTATCCTGTTTGTCTCCGGAGACATGACGCTCTTTCCTATATACTATCTTCAAACAGTAAAAAATTTCAGGAAGGACATCTCCATAGTAGACAGTAGTTTATTAAACACAACATGGTATCCTTTGTTCTTGAAAAAAAATCACAATGTAGTATTTGACATACCAGACAGTCAATTAGATAGTTTAGACTTTATAAAACGAGAAGAAAACCCAATAAAAATTAACCGTTTAACTTGGTCACCTAAAACGACTTACAAAGGATACTTACTAAGAGGAGAACGCTTAT is drawn from Psychroserpens sp. NJDZ02 and contains these coding sequences:
- a CDS encoding pyruvate carboxylase, whose amino-acid sequence is MKIKKILVANRGEIAIRVLRACTELNIATVAIYTYEDRYSQHRNKADESYQIGDDNQPLKPYLDMDGIIDLAKSKNVDAIHPGYGFLSENSEFARRCAQNNIVFIGPDPEVMDALGDKITAKKIAAQCQVPIIESNTKELTSLKIAISQAESIGYPLMLKAASGGGGRGMRIIRSAEDLETNFDSARNESLNAFGDDTMFLEKYVENPKHIEVQIVADRHGNIRHLFERDCSVQRRHQKVVEIAPSFNVSTTVKENLYKYAVAIATKVSYNNIGTVEFLVDPEDNIYFIEVNPRIQVEHTVTEMVTGIDLVKTQIFIAGGYKLSDEQIKIYGQDTLATYGFALQCRLTTEDPENNFTPDYGNVTTYRSASGMGIRLDAGSIYQGYQVSPFFDSMLVKVSSHGRTLDGATRKMVRALKEFRIRGVKTNIHFLQNVIQHPTFKDGKVTVNFIQNTPALFDIKLPQDRTSKVVQFLAEVIVNGNPDVKNIEENKVFRNPKVPKFNLSDPYPKGTKDMLTELGPEQFCAWLKDEKKIHFTDTTMRDAHQSLLATRMRTFDMLKVAESFAKNHPNTFSMEVWGGATFDVCLRFLHESPWTRLRELRKAVPNILFQMLLRGSNGVGYKAYPDNLIEKFVEKSWENGVDIFRIFDSLNWVKAMEPSISYVRNKTGGIAEAALSYTGDILDVNETKYNLKYYTQLAKDLENAGAHMIAIKDMAGLLKPYAATELVAALKDTVNVPIHLHTHDTSSLQTATYLKAIEAGVDVVDVALSGLSGLTSQPNFNATVEMMKGQPRAHAFDMPKLNQFSNFWEDTRELYYPFESGLKAGTAEVFEHEIPGGQYSNLRPQATALGLADRFDEVKKMYAEVNKLFGNLIKVTPSSKVVGDMAIFMVTNNLTTADVMERGEEISFPDSVISFFVGDLGQPTGGFPKKLQKIILKNRKPYTNRPNAHLKPIDFDLEYKAFKKKFQKGFTRPIEMEDFLSYTLYPKVFEQAHENYKSYGNLALVPTKNFFYGMKLREETLIELEPGKTVIIKLLSIGIPNEEGMRTVFFKVNGENRFVEILDTSLNIKVETNTKIDPADDNQIGAPLQGSLYKVLVKKGQEVQENDPLFIIEAMKMETTVVAFKSGKIKTVTLKEGQMVKQNDLVVTIE